In Alteromonas naphthalenivorans, one DNA window encodes the following:
- a CDS encoding gamma carbonic anhydrase family protein, with protein sequence MQYSLDTLTPKCDSTSYVAPGAHVIGNVILKPHSSVWFNVVIRADMDAITVGELTNVQDGSVLHTDSGIPLTLGKGVTVGHKVMLHGCTVGDYSLIGINAVVLNGAKIGKYCIIGANTLITENMEIPDYSLVVGSPGKVVKQFDSSVEEKLQASAAHYAHNATHYNKHLSEV encoded by the coding sequence ATGCAATATTCTCTTGATACGTTAACGCCCAAGTGTGATAGCACCAGTTATGTTGCCCCCGGCGCACATGTTATTGGCAACGTGATATTAAAGCCCCATAGCAGTGTATGGTTTAATGTGGTCATTCGCGCAGATATGGATGCGATTACGGTAGGGGAGCTCACGAACGTACAAGATGGTAGTGTGCTTCATACCGACTCGGGCATTCCTCTAACGTTAGGTAAAGGCGTAACCGTGGGTCACAAAGTCATGTTGCATGGCTGCACCGTAGGTGACTACTCCTTAATTGGTATCAACGCGGTGGTGTTAAATGGCGCGAAAATTGGCAAGTACTGCATTATTGGCGCTAATACGTTAATTACCGAAAATATGGAAATTCCAGACTACAGCTTAGTGGTGGGATCACCGGGAAAAGTGGTAAAGCAGTTCGATAGCAGTGTAGAGGAAAAGCTTCAAGCATCTGCAGCGCACTATGCGCATAATGCCACGCATTACAATAAGCACCTTTCTGAAGTTTAA
- a CDS encoding pyridoxal-phosphate-dependent aminotransferase family protein — protein MQTHSTFLPPERTLMGPGPSDVNPRILNAIARPTVGHLDPLFIELMDATKQLLQYAFKTENALTMPISAPGSAGMEACFVNLVEPGDKVLVCINGVFGNRMVENVERCGGQAIVIKNDWGKQTDLNAVEDALKKEADIKVLAFVHAETSTGVRNDAKRLCELAKQYDCLSIVDAVTSLGGIELDVDGWGIDAIYSGSQKCLSCVPGISPVSFSDRAVHVIQNRKTKVQSWFLDMNLIVGYWGKGAKRAYHHTAPVNSMYAFYEALLILKEEGLENAWQRHQTGHNELVAGLEGLGLSLAVDAEYRLPQLNVVNIPDGVNDAEVRARLLNDFNLEIGAGLGEFAGKVWRIGLMGYACKPRNIDHCLTSLQKVLK, from the coding sequence ATGCAAACGCATTCCACTTTTCTTCCGCCTGAGCGCACATTAATGGGGCCTGGTCCTTCAGACGTAAACCCTCGTATTCTTAACGCTATTGCTAGGCCAACTGTTGGTCATCTAGATCCGCTATTTATCGAGCTTATGGATGCTACCAAACAGCTGCTTCAATACGCATTTAAAACTGAAAACGCATTAACAATGCCTATTTCAGCCCCGGGATCCGCCGGGATGGAAGCCTGCTTTGTTAACCTTGTGGAGCCAGGTGATAAAGTATTGGTGTGCATCAACGGCGTGTTCGGCAACCGTATGGTTGAAAATGTTGAACGATGTGGCGGTCAAGCTATCGTGATTAAAAACGATTGGGGCAAGCAAACCGATTTGAACGCGGTAGAAGATGCACTTAAAAAAGAGGCCGATATTAAAGTGCTGGCTTTCGTACATGCAGAAACCTCAACCGGTGTGAGAAACGATGCAAAACGGTTATGTGAACTTGCAAAACAATACGACTGTTTATCGATAGTCGATGCCGTAACCTCTTTAGGCGGTATTGAGCTAGACGTAGACGGGTGGGGCATTGATGCCATTTATTCGGGGTCACAAAAGTGCTTAAGCTGTGTACCAGGAATTTCACCCGTATCGTTCAGCGACCGTGCAGTGCATGTTATTCAAAACCGCAAAACCAAAGTGCAAAGCTGGTTTTTAGACATGAACTTAATTGTGGGGTATTGGGGGAAAGGGGCTAAGCGTGCTTATCACCATACTGCACCGGTAAACAGTATGTATGCATTTTATGAAGCCCTACTTATTTTAAAAGAAGAAGGCTTAGAAAACGCATGGCAACGCCATCAAACTGGGCATAACGAGCTGGTGGCTGGACTCGAAGGCTTAGGTCTTTCACTTGCCGTAGATGCTGAATATCGCCTACCTCAACTCAATGTAGTGAACATTCCAGACGGTGTTAATGACGCTGAAGTTCGCGCAAGACTACTTAACGATTTCAATTTAGAAATTGGTGCTGGTTTGGGTGAGTTTGCTGGTAAAGTATGGCGCATTGGATTAATGGGCTATGCGTGTAAACCACGCAATATCGATCATTGCCTTACATCGTTACAAAAAGTACTAAAATAA
- a CDS encoding SIMPL domain-containing protein encodes MNSISKLAMPLKRTATGKRLSPMILLTGIVATMLSTASMAQPQQQLIHVQGTGAMSVTPNAYSVTFVIEEQGETVGKLNTTLASDLRAVVSFLLEQGIERNNIQSMQVRLTPRYVNSPNGRVQEGFTLSREISVTDSNIENYDKVLDGVLGRGVDRIQQFSFVSTTQTNAYQTALVAAVKDAKARAALLAKELGVEVGEVVAISESGGNMPVPVMRADAFAKEMSVSLPGQETVEARINVSFTIIQ; translated from the coding sequence ATGAATTCAATCAGTAAACTAGCGATGCCTCTTAAACGTACTGCCACAGGCAAGCGCTTATCACCGATGATATTATTAACGGGCATTGTTGCTACAATGCTTAGTACGGCATCAATGGCTCAGCCTCAGCAACAACTTATCCATGTTCAAGGCACAGGCGCTATGTCAGTCACGCCTAATGCATATTCAGTCACCTTTGTTATTGAAGAACAGGGCGAAACCGTTGGTAAGCTTAACACGACCCTTGCTTCCGATTTGCGCGCTGTTGTTAGCTTTCTGCTAGAACAGGGTATTGAGCGCAATAACATTCAATCTATGCAAGTTCGTTTAACCCCACGCTATGTGAACAGTCCTAATGGCCGAGTACAAGAAGGGTTTACGTTAAGTCGCGAAATATCAGTGACTGATTCCAATATCGAAAACTATGATAAAGTATTGGATGGGGTGCTAGGCCGTGGCGTTGACCGCATTCAACAATTCTCGTTTGTTAGTACAACGCAAACCAACGCATACCAAACTGCATTAGTTGCAGCGGTGAAGGATGCAAAGGCAAGAGCGGCACTTTTAGCGAAGGAATTAGGCGTTGAAGTGGGCGAAGTAGTTGCAATCTCTGAATCTGGTGGCAATATGCCCGTTCCAGTTATGCGTGCAGATGCGTTTGCCAAAGAAATGTCTGTTTCTTTACCAGGGCAAGAAACGGTTGAAGCGCGCATAAACGTTAGTTTCACTATTATTCAATAG
- a CDS encoding GAF domain-containing protein yields the protein MKEEQYAQLISQAKSLVAGEHDVIANMANISALLFNHLDKVNWAGFYFYKEAQLVLGPFQGQPACIRIPMGKGVCGTAAETRTVQRIADVHGFSGHIACDAASNSEIVIPLVVNGELIGVLDIDSPEFSRFDEQDELGLCKIADILIESQQSL from the coding sequence TTGAAAGAAGAACAATACGCCCAGTTAATAAGCCAGGCGAAAAGCCTGGTTGCTGGTGAGCACGATGTCATTGCCAACATGGCAAACATCAGTGCACTACTTTTTAACCATCTCGATAAGGTAAATTGGGCTGGTTTTTATTTTTATAAAGAAGCGCAGTTAGTGTTGGGTCCTTTTCAAGGACAACCCGCTTGCATCCGTATTCCTATGGGGAAGGGGGTGTGTGGTACTGCCGCTGAAACCCGCACAGTACAGCGTATTGCAGATGTTCACGGCTTCTCTGGCCACATTGCCTGTGACGCCGCTTCTAACTCCGAAATCGTCATTCCTCTTGTAGTAAATGGCGAACTAATTGGTGTTTTAGATATCGATAGCCCAGAATTTTCTCGTTTCGACGAGCAAGATGAGCTTGGGTTGTGTAAAATAGCCGATATACTTATTGAATCTCAGCAATCGTTATGA
- the proQ gene encoding RNA chaperone ProQ — MESPEKFTSSKEVIAFLSETFPKCFSIEGEALPLKIGIFQDLAQRLESEERVSKTLLRSTLRHYTNSWRYLYSIKEGANRVDLDGVEGETIEKEHADHAQKQLEESKAKAAEKRKAKQAQQPQKKEKRQFARPKSSGSTPAGSNKEGQQGTKPKIQRPTKTPPAKLTDADMQQGTNVTVKLGKTPMPAVITEIAKDGIHVQLDSGMVVKVNADALRLARSKRS, encoded by the coding sequence ATGGAATCACCAGAAAAGTTTACTAGCAGTAAGGAAGTTATCGCTTTCCTTTCCGAGACCTTCCCTAAATGCTTTAGTATTGAAGGCGAAGCCCTACCACTTAAGATCGGCATCTTTCAAGATTTAGCCCAGCGTTTAGAAAGCGAAGAACGAGTGAGTAAAACACTACTCCGCTCTACACTTCGTCACTATACAAATAGCTGGCGTTATCTCTACAGCATCAAAGAAGGCGCTAACCGTGTCGACTTAGATGGTGTTGAAGGGGAAACCATTGAAAAAGAGCATGCCGATCATGCACAGAAGCAGCTAGAAGAAAGCAAAGCGAAAGCCGCCGAAAAGCGCAAAGCTAAGCAAGCTCAGCAGCCTCAAAAGAAAGAAAAACGTCAATTTGCACGTCCGAAATCTTCAGGTTCTACACCTGCAGGCAGCAACAAAGAAGGCCAGCAGGGAACTAAACCGAAAATTCAGAGACCAACTAAGACACCACCGGCTAAATTGACTGATGCCGATATGCAACAAGGTACAAACGTAACGGTTAAATTAGGTAAAACACCTATGCCAGCCGTTATTACCGAAATTGCTAAAGACGGTATTCATGTTCAGTTAGACTCAGGTATGGTGGTAAAAGTAAATGCAGATGCTTTACGTTTGGCACGCTCCAAGAGGTCGTAA
- the prc gene encoding carboxy terminal-processing peptidase, which yields MKDILRISIASAFLTVGVGAGAVTTTPDVEELPVLQQETQHSVAAKRVSALFTRAHYKEISLDDVLSARIYQRFIESLDHNKQVLLLSDVVGFEKYRNAFDDALSKGNLSVAYDMYNVSAQRRIERYEFALAMLEKGPFDFEKADDKFYYDREEAEWPTSKDELDEIWRQRVKYDALNLILADKTWEEAKELLEKRYTRSIKRTKQTKSEDVFQIAMNAFARTIEAHTSYLSPRNADRFQMEMNLEFEGIGAVLQSEEDYTVIKSVVPGGPADESGALKPEDKIVGVAQEDEEFVDVVGWRLDEVVELIKGPKGSAVRLQVQKGATDAKTMSVVSLTRDKIKLEDRAAQSEVYTPETGPHANQPLGVITIPSFYNNLHADVEKEINSLKAQNVKGIIVDLRGNGGGSLTEATLLTGLFIEKGPVVQIRYGQTKVSVDRDTDGKVSYDGPLTVLVDRYSASASEIFAAAMQDYNRALIIGEQTFGKGTVQQHRGLGKIYDLYDNPLGSVQFTIAKFYRIDGGSTQHKGVVPDILYPSAIEPADWGESQQDNALPWDSINRANYTTFADGQAALDVLTAKHNKRIMQDPEFSYIHEDIVEYKENKDKNFISLVKSERESDKKEAEEKALERANERLQRMGKELVKTLDDLPEDMEELDPFLDEAANITFDMIETGRYAITH from the coding sequence ATGAAAGATATCCTTCGAATTTCCATTGCTAGTGCATTTCTTACCGTTGGGGTAGGCGCTGGTGCAGTCACCACAACCCCCGATGTTGAAGAACTACCCGTTCTTCAGCAAGAGACACAGCATAGTGTTGCTGCTAAACGCGTAAGTGCGTTATTTACTCGCGCTCACTATAAAGAAATTTCGTTGGATGATGTGTTATCAGCACGTATCTATCAGCGCTTCATTGAATCTTTAGATCACAACAAGCAAGTCCTTTTATTGTCTGATGTGGTGGGTTTCGAAAAATATCGCAATGCTTTTGATGATGCGTTGAGTAAGGGTAACCTTTCTGTTGCGTACGACATGTACAATGTAAGCGCACAACGCCGTATTGAGCGTTATGAGTTTGCACTGGCTATGCTGGAGAAAGGGCCTTTTGATTTTGAAAAAGCTGATGACAAATTTTATTACGATCGCGAAGAAGCCGAATGGCCTACTAGCAAAGATGAATTAGATGAGATTTGGCGTCAACGTGTTAAGTATGATGCGTTAAATCTTATTCTTGCTGACAAGACGTGGGAAGAAGCAAAAGAGCTTCTGGAGAAACGCTACACACGTTCTATTAAGCGAACTAAGCAAACTAAAAGCGAAGATGTTTTTCAAATTGCTATGAATGCATTTGCGCGCACCATCGAAGCTCATACTAGTTATCTTTCACCACGCAATGCTGACCGATTCCAAATGGAAATGAATTTGGAATTTGAAGGTATTGGTGCGGTACTTCAAAGCGAAGAAGATTACACCGTTATCAAAAGCGTAGTACCTGGTGGCCCTGCTGATGAATCTGGCGCGTTAAAGCCGGAAGATAAAATTGTTGGTGTTGCTCAAGAAGACGAAGAGTTCGTTGATGTCGTTGGCTGGCGTTTAGATGAAGTTGTAGAGCTTATCAAAGGGCCGAAAGGCAGCGCGGTGCGCTTACAAGTTCAAAAAGGCGCGACTGATGCAAAAACGATGTCTGTAGTTAGCCTTACTCGCGACAAAATTAAGCTTGAAGACCGAGCTGCTCAGTCTGAGGTTTACACGCCTGAAACTGGACCTCATGCGAATCAGCCTTTAGGTGTTATTACTATTCCTAGTTTCTACAACAACCTACACGCTGATGTTGAAAAGGAAATAAACAGCCTTAAAGCGCAGAACGTTAAAGGTATTATTGTAGATTTACGCGGAAATGGTGGTGGTTCTTTAACAGAAGCAACATTACTTACCGGCCTTTTCATCGAAAAAGGACCCGTGGTACAAATTCGTTACGGCCAAACTAAAGTAAGCGTTGATCGCGATACCGATGGAAAAGTCTCTTACGATGGCCCATTAACGGTTTTAGTAGACCGCTACAGTGCGTCGGCGTCAGAGATCTTCGCCGCAGCAATGCAAGATTATAATCGCGCGTTAATTATTGGTGAGCAAACCTTCGGTAAAGGGACTGTTCAACAACACCGTGGTTTAGGTAAAATTTATGACTTGTACGACAACCCACTAGGTAGCGTGCAGTTCACCATCGCTAAGTTCTACCGTATTGACGGCGGAAGTACGCAGCACAAAGGGGTAGTGCCAGATATTCTTTATCCTTCAGCAATTGAACCAGCTGATTGGGGCGAGAGCCAACAGGATAACGCATTACCTTGGGACAGCATTAACCGCGCAAATTACACAACGTTTGCTGACGGACAGGCTGCATTAGACGTATTAACTGCGAAACACAATAAACGTATTATGCAAGATCCTGAGTTTTCTTATATCCACGAGGATATTGTTGAGTACAAAGAAAATAAAGATAAGAACTTTATTTCATTGGTAAAATCTGAACGTGAATCAGATAAAAAAGAAGCTGAAGAAAAAGCACTCGAAAGAGCCAATGAACGTTTACAGCGTATGGGTAAAGAATTAGTCAAAACACTTGATGACCTACCTGAAGATATGGAAGAGTTAGATCCGTTCTTAGATGAAGCTGCCAATATTACTTTTGATATGATTGAAACAGGCAGATACGCAATAACACACTAA
- a CDS encoding sodium-dependent transporter: MAIRGEFSSRIGFVLAAAGSAVGLGNIWGFPTKVATNGGAAFVLVYLLLAFVLAYPVLMAELIIGRSSRSNMVDALGNISGSFIGRATGIWGCITVSLILAFYAIVGGWMLVYFADSAVNMVGLQSASDWLLTYSVTRNIIFCFIFMALTAFIVVGGVKSGIEKWSVRLMPTLVLLILALIVYVSLQPGASDGWSAYLVPDFTRILDPDLLIDAMGQAFFSMSLGVGTMLVYGSYLSKKENLPTIGASVALVDIGVAVIAGMLIIPAMYVALHNGVEIFTPEGALIQGDSLIFKVLPALFDTIGGVGVFVAFTFFALMAIAAVTSSISMLEVPVAYMVESRGLVRKKAVVLMAAIIFVLSCIIILNFNALFGFVIALTTEYSQPLLGLVLCIFAGWVWRRDTILAELKEGDANAEQSLFWKIWPWYVRFVCPVIIALMFYRSVF, encoded by the coding sequence ATGGCTATCAGAGGCGAGTTTTCTTCTCGAATCGGGTTCGTGCTCGCAGCAGCGGGTTCAGCGGTTGGGCTCGGTAATATTTGGGGTTTCCCCACCAAAGTGGCAACGAATGGCGGTGCTGCATTTGTTCTTGTCTATTTACTTCTCGCATTTGTTCTTGCATATCCCGTTCTTATGGCCGAACTCATCATTGGGCGAAGCTCTCGTTCTAATATGGTGGACGCGCTAGGCAATATTTCTGGAAGCTTCATTGGTCGTGCAACCGGAATTTGGGGTTGTATTACGGTCTCACTTATACTGGCGTTTTACGCTATTGTGGGCGGTTGGATGTTGGTTTATTTTGCTGATTCTGCCGTCAATATGGTGGGACTACAGTCTGCAAGTGATTGGTTGCTTACATATTCAGTTACGCGTAACATTATTTTCTGCTTTATTTTCATGGCGTTAACAGCTTTTATCGTTGTGGGTGGTGTAAAGTCCGGCATTGAGAAATGGTCGGTAAGATTGATGCCCACACTGGTGCTGCTTATTCTTGCCCTTATCGTTTATGTCAGTTTGCAGCCTGGTGCCTCTGATGGCTGGAGCGCTTATTTGGTGCCTGATTTTACACGTATTCTCGACCCCGACTTATTAATTGATGCCATGGGCCAAGCTTTTTTCTCTATGTCATTGGGTGTGGGGACTATGCTCGTTTACGGTTCATACCTAAGCAAAAAAGAAAATTTGCCCACCATTGGTGCTTCCGTTGCATTAGTAGATATCGGCGTAGCCGTTATTGCCGGCATGCTAATTATTCCCGCTATGTACGTAGCGCTGCATAATGGTGTAGAAATCTTTACGCCAGAGGGGGCCTTAATTCAAGGTGACTCGCTTATATTCAAAGTGTTGCCTGCCTTATTTGATACAATTGGTGGTGTAGGTGTGTTTGTTGCATTTACTTTCTTTGCGTTAATGGCGATAGCCGCCGTTACTTCTTCAATATCAATGCTTGAAGTACCTGTGGCTTACATGGTGGAAAGCAGGGGCTTAGTGCGTAAAAAAGCAGTAGTGTTAATGGCGGCTATTATCTTTGTACTTAGCTGCATCATTATTCTAAATTTTAATGCACTGTTTGGGTTCGTTATTGCTCTCACCACGGAGTACAGTCAACCACTACTTGGTTTAGTGTTATGTATATTTGCCGGATGGGTGTGGCGCAGAGATACCATACTTGCAGAACTTAAAGAAGGCGACGCAAACGCAGAACAGAGTTTGTTTTGGAAGATTTGGCCTTGGTATGTACGCTTCGTTTGCCCGGTTATTATTGCGCTCATGTTTTACCGCTCAGTTTTTTGA
- the nhaC gene encoding Na+/H+ antiporter NhaC, with translation MTTTKELKEPSLFDAMIPIVALVLMMGSAVYLFADNSSYGPNQIALLLAMGLAAIIGMKNGYSWKTIEKGIVDGISMSLGACLILLAVGSLIGTWMLAGTVPTLIYFGLELLNPSFFYAAACLICAVVAMSIGSSWTTAATVGVALMGVAAGMDMSAAITAGAVVSGAYFGDKISPLSETTNLAPAVAGTDLFEHIRYMLWTTVPSFILALILFVILGFSESGDAKADRIEQMQLLLNESFDLSWYLLVPLVVLLTLAVKKVPAFPAVSIGALLGAVWAVLFQSDVVASMASPDDSASIGALKVVWTALFDGVSFSTPDENLNSLLSRGGMSSMLNTIWLIICAMSFGAVLERVGLLKRAVSAILLGAKSAGDMVSRTILTCFATNLVTADQYISIVMPGRMYKEEYEKRGLHQLNLSRSLEDGGTLTSPLIPWNTCGAYMHSVLLVNPFDYVFYAFFNVINPILAIIYAYLGIKILRLTPPDYAKQPGEANQ, from the coding sequence ATGACAACAACTAAAGAATTGAAAGAACCTTCATTATTTGACGCGATGATCCCCATTGTAGCCTTAGTGCTGATGATGGGGAGTGCGGTTTATTTATTTGCCGATAATTCATCATATGGCCCTAACCAAATTGCCTTATTACTGGCCATGGGGCTTGCTGCCATTATTGGCATGAAAAACGGTTACAGCTGGAAGACCATCGAAAAAGGTATTGTCGATGGTATCTCAATGTCCCTCGGTGCGTGTTTAATTCTATTGGCAGTAGGTTCGCTTATTGGTACTTGGATGTTGGCTGGTACCGTACCCACACTTATTTATTTCGGTTTAGAATTATTAAACCCTTCATTCTTTTATGCCGCTGCGTGCTTGATTTGCGCTGTGGTTGCCATGAGTATTGGTAGTTCTTGGACTACTGCGGCCACCGTGGGGGTAGCGCTTATGGGCGTTGCTGCGGGTATGGATATGTCTGCGGCCATTACTGCCGGTGCAGTTGTATCTGGCGCTTACTTCGGCGATAAAATTTCTCCGCTTTCTGAAACAACCAATTTAGCCCCTGCCGTGGCAGGAACTGATTTATTTGAACACATTCGTTACATGCTTTGGACTACCGTACCTAGCTTTATTCTGGCGCTTATTTTGTTTGTAATATTGGGCTTTAGTGAAAGTGGCGATGCTAAAGCAGATCGCATCGAACAAATGCAGTTGTTATTGAATGAGTCTTTCGATTTAAGCTGGTATTTATTGGTTCCCCTTGTTGTATTACTAACCCTTGCGGTTAAAAAAGTGCCTGCGTTTCCTGCCGTGTCTATTGGCGCATTATTAGGTGCAGTATGGGCTGTGTTGTTTCAAAGCGATGTAGTTGCTAGCATGGCTAGCCCTGACGATAGCGCTAGTATCGGAGCGTTAAAAGTTGTTTGGACGGCCTTGTTTGATGGCGTGAGCTTCTCAACGCCTGATGAAAACTTGAATAGTTTGCTTTCACGAGGCGGTATGTCGTCTATGCTCAATACGATTTGGTTAATTATTTGTGCCATGTCGTTTGGTGCGGTACTTGAAAGAGTAGGATTATTGAAACGCGCAGTATCCGCCATTTTATTAGGGGCTAAGTCGGCCGGTGATATGGTAAGCAGAACTATTCTTACCTGTTTTGCGACTAACTTGGTAACGGCCGATCAGTATATCTCTATCGTGATGCCTGGGCGCATGTACAAAGAAGAGTACGAAAAACGCGGTTTACACCAGTTAAATCTATCTCGAAGTCTGGAAGATGGTGGAACCTTAACGTCGCCACTTATTCCTTGGAACACCTGTGGTGCCTACATGCACAGTGTGCTGTTGGTTAACCCATTCGACTATGTTTTCTATGCGTTCTTTAACGTAATAAACCCAATTCTTGCTATTATCTACGCCTACTTAGGAATTAAAATTCTTCGCCTAACACCTCCAGATTATGCAAAGCAACCTGGCGAAGCTAACCAATAA